A section of the Carya illinoinensis cultivar Pawnee chromosome 12, C.illinoinensisPawnee_v1, whole genome shotgun sequence genome encodes:
- the LOC122288944 gene encoding uncharacterized protein LOC122288944, which yields MLRFICSKLPQKLRHRPSKRHANFFSTSSLKPTSELPNSKDQQSLTVSFLQDSCGFSLESAISYSKKLNIENVKNPKSVLDLLRNHGLTQTHISNLIRIRPLLLSADLDNTLMPNMEVFESLGFSGSSLAKMLSKNPVVLERDAHAVVEFFRAHGFSDKQITTLTMKLPQLYLYNAEKIFKPKLEFFKSLGLSDLEIAKLLSSRPHILTRSLEKQIIPCVQELRRVLGTDENVLEAIKACFPILESNMVHMLQPNIATLISHGVPQSLVLKVFFIRPSSLFICGNRFSEIVSGVMNLGFDPSCLKFLLATMSMSLNSKTTWEKKVEAFRSYGLSEDEIYAAFKRQPLCMRCSEKKIKKMMDFFVNELKMKPSSISNSPTLLMHSLEKRIIPRCSVMQVLMLKGLIKEDIGIVSMVTMAEKKFMVKFVSKYQNEVPDVVRAHQGKIEFQGLHITMEM from the coding sequence ATGCTACGTTTCATTTGCTCAAAATTGCCCCAAAAACTGAGGCACAGACCTTCGAAACGCCACGCAAACTTTTTCTCAACCTCCTCCCTCAAACCCACCTCAGAACTTCCTAATTCCAAGGACCAACAATCTCTGACAGTCTCCTTCCTCCAAGATTCATGTGGGTTTTCCTTGGAATCGGCCATTTCATATTCCAAGAAGCTCAACATTGAGAACGTAAAGAATCCCAAGTCAGTTCTTGACCTGTTGAGAAATCACGGTTTGACGCAGACCCACATCAGCAACTTAATTAGAATTCGTCCACTATTGCTTTCGGCTGATTTGGACAATACCCTTATGCCTAACATGGAAGTGTTTGAATCCTTGGGGTTTTCTGGCTCTAGTCTCGCCAAAATGCTTAGCAAAAACCCAGTTGTGCTAGAACGTGATGCACACGCTGTTGTCGAGTTTTTTAGGGCACATGGTTTTAGTGATAAGCAAATAACAACTTTGACGATGAAGCTTCCCCAATTGTATTTGTATAATGCTGAGAAGATTTTTAAGCCAAAGTTGGAGTTTTTCAAATCGTTAGGCTTGTCAGATCTTGAAATTGCAAAGCTTTTATCCTCTCGGCCTCATATTCTAACAAGGAGCCTCGAAAAACAAATCATTCCCTGTGTTCAAGAGCTTAGGCGGGTTCTTGGCACTGATGAGAATGTCTTAGAGGCTATAAAGGCATGCTTCCCAATTCTCGAATCAAACATGGTTCATATGCTACAGCCCAACATCGCAACTCTGATAAGCCATGGTGTTCCCCAGTCATTAGTTTTGAAAGTCTTCTTTATTAGACCATCATCACTGTTTATCTGTGGCAATCGGTTTAGTGAGATTGTTAGTGGAGTTATGAATTTGGGTTTTGATCCCAGTTGTCTGAAATTTCTTCTAGCCACCATGTCCATGTCACTAAATAGTAAAACAACGTGGGAGAAGAAGGTGGAAGCTTTTAGAAGTTATGGTTTGTCAGAGGATGAGATTTATGCCGCATTCAAGCGGCAACCCTTGTGTATGAGATGTTCggaaaagaagatcaagaaaatgatggatttcTTTGTGAACGAATTGAAGATGAAGCCTTCTTCGATCTCCAATTCTCCGACTCTTCTAATGCATAGCTTGGAGAAGCGGATTATTCCAAGGTGTTCAGTTATGCAAGTTTTGATGTTGAAGGGGTTGATCAAGGAGGATATTGGCATTGTTTCTATGGTCACAATGGCCGAGAAGAAATTCATGGTGAAATTTGTGAGTAAGTATCAAAATGAGGTTCCTGATGTTGTTAGAGCGCACCAAGGGAAGATAGAATTTCAAGGGCTTCACATAACCATGGAGATGTGA